The following proteins are encoded in a genomic region of Nicotiana sylvestris chromosome 4, ASM39365v2, whole genome shotgun sequence:
- the LOC104245666 gene encoding acetyl-CoA carboxylase 1-like isoform X1 gives MWGFSYRLHHTEKESEFTANCERQCNMSESQRRPAVIGIKNGDGYINGALPLRSPIARSEVAEFCNTLGGKQPIHSILIANNGMAAVKFIRSIRTWAYETFGTEKAILLVAMATPEDMRINAEHIRIADQFVEVPGGTNNNNYANVQLIVEMAEITHVDAVWPGWGHASENPELPDALCAKGIVFLGPPATSMAALGDKVGSSLIAQAAQVPTLPWSGSHVKIPPESCLISIPDEIYSKACVYTTEEAIASCQDVGYPAMIKASWGGGGKGIRKVHNDDEVRALFKQVQGEVPGSPIFIMKVASQSRHLEVQLLCDQYGNVAALHSRDCSVQRRHQKIIEEGPITIASPETVKKLEQAARRLAKSVNYVGAATVEYLYSMDTGEYYFLELNPRLQVEHPVTEWIAEMNLPAAQVAVGMGIPLWQIPEIRRFYGMEHGGGYDAWRKTSIVATPFDFDKAESTKPKGHCVAVRVTSEDPDDGFKPTSGKVQELSFKSKPNVWAYFSVKSGGGIHEFSDSQFGHIFAFGESRALAIANMVLGLKEIQIRGEIRTNVDYTIDLLHASDYRENKIHTGWLDSRIAMRVRAERPPWYLSVVGGALYKASASGAALVSEYVGYLEKGQIPPKHISLVNSQVSLNIEGSKYTINMVKGGPGSYRLRMNESEIEAEIHTLRDGGLLMQLNGNSHVIYAEEEVAGTRLLIDGRTCLLQNDHDPSKLAAETPCKLLRYLISDGSHVDADTPYAEVEVMKMCMPLLSPASGVIHFKMSDGQAMQAGELIASLDLDDPSAVRKAEPFRGSFPLLGPPTAISGKVHQRCAASQNAARMILAGYEHNVDEVIQNLLSCLDSPELPFLQWQECLAVLATRLPKDLRNELEAKYKEYEGIFSLQNVEFPARILRGVLEAHLRSCSDKERGAQERLVEPLLSVVKSYEGGRESHARGIVHSLFEEYLSVEELFSDNIQADVIERLRLQYTKDLLKVVDIVLSHQGVRRKNKLILSLMEQLVYPNPAAYRDKLIRFSALNHTNYSELALKASQLLEQTKLSELRSSIARSLSELEMFTEEGDNMDTPKRKSAINERMEVLVSAPLAVEDALVGLFDHSDHTLQRRVVETYVRRLYQPYLVKESVRMQWHRSGLIATWEFLEEHVERKNGSEDNKMDKPLVEKRSERKWGAMVIIKSLQLLPSVLTAALRETAHNLHKEMSNGSVRPTNHGNMLHIALVGINNQMSLLQDSGDEDQAQERINKLAKILREKDVSTSLKSAGVGVISCIIQRDEGRGPMRHSFHWSLVKLYYEEEPLLRHLEPPLSIYLELDKLKGYDNIKYTPSRDRQWHLYSVVDKPRPIRRMFLRTLVRQPTSDEGLLAYQGLYRGTAPSPLALSFTSRSILRSLTSALEELELNLHSTTLKSDHAHMYLYILREQQIDDLFPYHKRADLNNEHEEGAVQKLLKELACEINTSVGVRMHRLGVCEWEVKLWISSAGEANGAWRVVVANVTGHTCIVHIYREVENVSEHRAVYHSASRDGPLHGVPVTAPYPPLGVLDQKRLLARKSNTTYCYDFPLAFEAALEKSWATEAPLIERPKGKILLKATELAFPDQKGSWGTLLVPVERQPGHNDVGMVAWAIEMSTPEFPTGRKIIIVANDVTFRNGSFGPREDAFFQAMTDVACTQKLPLIYLAANSGARIGAAEEVKSCFRVGWSDELSPERGFQYVYLTPEDHERMKSSVIAHELKLSDGEIRWVIDTIIGKEDGLGVENLSGSGAIASAYSRAYHETFTLTYVTGRTVGIGAYLARLGMRCIQRLDQPIILTGYSALNKLLGREVYSSHMQLGGPKIMATNGVVHLTVSDDLEGVSAILKWLSFVPPYCGGPLPILTPLDPPERPIEYFPETTCDPRAAISGLTDPSGKWLGGVFDRDSFVETLEGWARTVVTGRAKLGGIPVGIVAVETQTMMQVIPADPGQLDSHERVVPQAGQVWFPDSATKTAQALMDFNREELPLFILANWRGFSGGQRDLFEGILQAGSTIVENLRTYKQPVFVYIPMMGELRGGAWVVVDSKINSDHIEMYAERTARGNVLEPEGMIEIKFRTKELLECMGRLDQQLINLKSRLQEARTAGVYATIETVHQQIKTREKQLLPVYTQIATKFAELHDTSFRMAAKGVVREVVNWESSRSFFYRRLLRRVEEETLIKTVRDAAGDQLSYKSAMDMVKRWFLDSKESREDAWADDEAFFSWKNDPNNYEESLQQLRVQKVLLHLSKIGDSTLDLRALPQGLVALLQKVEPATREQLINDLRKVLN, from the exons ATGTGGGGTTTTAGTTATAGGCTCCATCATACTGAAAAAGAGTCTGAATTTACTGCAAACTGTGAAAG GCAGTGCAATATGTCAGAATCTCAAAGGAGGCCAGCAGTGATAGGCATAAAAAATGGCGATGGATATATTAATGGTGCGCTTCCACTGAGGTCTCCAATTGCTAGATCGGAAGTTGCTGAGTTCTGTAATACCCTCGGTGGAAAGCAGCCTATTCATAGTATCttaattgcaaacaatggaatgGCTGCGGTCAAGTTTATACGTAGTATTAGGACGTGGGCTTATGAGACATTTGGCACAGAGAAGGCAATATTGTTGGTGGCAATGGCTACACCTGAGGACATGCGAATAAATGCGGAGCACATTAGAATAGCTGATCAGTTTGTAGAAGTTCCTGGTGGgacaaataacaacaattatgCCAATGTGCAGCTCATTGTTGAG ATGGCGGAGATAACTCATGTTGATGCAGTTTGGCCTGGTTGGGGTCATGCATCAGAAAACCCTGAACTACCCGATGCATTGTGTGCAAAGGGGATCGTATTCCTTGGGCCACCTGCTACATCAATGGCAGCACTTGGGGACAAAGTAGGCTCATCATTGATTGCTCAAGCTGCACAAGTACCAACTCTCCCATGGAGTGGCTCCCAC GTCAAAATTCCTCCAGAGAGCTGCTTGATCTCTATACCAGATGAAATATATTCCAAAGCATGTGTTtatacaacagaagaagcaatTGCTAGTTGTCAAGATGTAGGTTACCCGGCTATGATTAAAGCATCCTGGGGAGGTGGCGGTAAAGGCATAAGAAAG GTTCATAATGATGATGAAGTAAGAGCACTGTTCAAGCAAGTTCAGGGTGAAGTTCCTGGCTCCCCCATATTTATAATGAAAGTTGCTTCCCAG AGTCGACATCTAGAAGTCCAGTTGCTTTGTGATCAATATGGCAATGTTGCAGCATTGCACAGCCGTGATTGCAGTGTTCAAAGGCGTCACCAAAAG ATTATTGAAGAAGGGCCAATAACAATTGCTTCTCCAGAGACGGTGAAAAAACTTGAGCAGGCTGCTAGAAGACTGGCCAAATCCGTGAATTACGTTGGAGCTGCCACCGTTGAGTACCTTTATAGTATGGATACGGGAGAGTACTACTTCTTAGAACTCAACCCACGGTTACAG GTGGAACACCCCGTAACTGAATGGATTGCAGAAATGAATCTGCCAGCAGCCCAAGTTGCTGTCGGAATGGGGATCCCATTGTGGCAAATTCCAG AAATAAGGCGATTCTACGGGATggaacatggtggaggatatgATGCTTGGAGAAAAACATCAATTGTTGCCACACCGTTTGATTTCGACAAGGCTGAATCAACAAAGCCAAAAGGTCATTGTGTGGCTGTTCGTGTTACAAGTGAGGATCCTGATGATGGTTTTAAGCCTACCAGTGGTAAAGTACAG GAGCTGAGTTTTAAAAGCAAGCCGAATGTGTGGGCCTACTTCTCTGTAAAG TCTGGTGGAGGCATTCATGAGTTTTCAGATTCTCAGTTTG GACATATTTTTGCATTTGGAGAATCCAGAGCCCTAGCCATTGCAAACATGGTCCTCGGACTGAAGGAAATTCAGATACGTGGAGAAATTCGCACAAATGTTGATTACACAATTGATCTATTACAT GCCTCTGATTATAGAGAGAACAAAATACACACAGGCTGGTTGGATAGTAGAATTGCTATGAGGGTTAGAGCAGAAAGACCTCCCTGGTATCTTTCTGTGGTTGGAGGAGCTCTTTAT AAAGCATCTGCAAGTGGTGCGGCCTTGGTTTCTGAGTATGTTGGTTATCTTGAAAAAGGACAAATCCCGCCCAAG CATATTTCTCTTGTGAACTCTCAAGTCTCACTAAATATTGAAGGGAGCAAGTACACT ATAAATATGGTGAAGGGAGGGCCAGGAAGCTATAGGTTGAGAATGAACGAATCAGAGATTGAAGCAGAAATACATACTCTGCGTGATGGAGGACTACTGATGCAG CTGAACGGAAATAGTCATGTTATATATGCTGAGGAGGAAGTGGCTGGAACTCGTCTTCTTATTGACGGAAGGACTTGCTTGCTGCAG AATGATCATGATCCATCAAAGCTAGCGGCAGAGACACCGTGCAAACTTTTGAGATATTTGATATCTGATGGCAGTCATGTTGATGCTGATACACCTTATGCAGAGGTTGAGGTTATGAAGATGTGCATGCCCCTTCTTTCACCTGCTTCAGGAGTTATCCATTTTAAGATGTCTGATGGTCAAGCAATGCAG GCTGGTGAGCTCATAGCATCTCTTGATTTAGATGACCCTTCAGCTGTTAGAAAAGCAGAGCCTTTTCGTGGAAGTTTTCCGCTTCTGGGACCTCCAACTGCAATATCTGGAAAAGTTCATCAGAGGTGTGCTGCAAGTCAGAATGCAGCAAGGATGATTCTTGCTGGATATGAGCATAATGTTGATGAA GTGATTCAAAACCTGCTAAGTTGCCTGGATAGTCCTGAGCTTCCCTTCCTGCAGTGGCAAGAGTGCTTAGCAGTGCTGGCAACACGACTTCCTAAGGACCTGAGGAATGAG TTGGAAGCAAAATATAAGGAGTATGAGGGCATTTTCAGCTTGCAAAATGTTGAATTTCCAGCCAGAATTCTGAGAGGCGTTCTTGAA GCACACTTAAGGTCCTGCTCCGATAAAGAAAGAGGAGCTCAAGAAAGATTAGTTGAACCCTTATTGAGTGTTGTCAAGTCCTACGAGGGTGGAAGAGAGAGTCATGCCCGTGGAATTGTCCACTCCCTTTTTGAAGAGTATCTATCTGTTGAAGAATTGTTCAGTGACAACATCCAG GCTGATGTAATTGAACGCCTCCGACTTCAATACACAAAAGATCTCCTGaaggttgttgacattgtgctTTCTCATCAG GGTGTTAGGCGTAAAAATAAGCTTATACTTAGTCTGATGGAGCAGTTGGTATATCCAAATCCGGCAGCATACAGGGACAAACTTATCCGTTTTTCAGCACTCAACCATACGAATTATTCTGAG TTGGCACTGAAGGCAAGTCAACTTCTAGAGCAAACTAAACTGAGTGAACTACGTTCAAGCATTGCCAGAAGTCTTTCTGAGTTAGAGATGTTCACTGAAGAAGGTGACAATATGGATACACCTAAGCGGAAAAGTGCCATCAACGAAAGAATGGAAGTTCTAGTAAGTGCTCCGTTAGCTGTCGAAGATGCACTTGTAGGTCTTTTTGATCACAGTGATCACACCCTTCAGAGGAGGGTTGTGGAGACTTATGTTCGAAGACTATATCAG CCCTACCTTGTTAAGGAGAGTGTGAGGATGCAGTGGCACAGATCTGGGCTAATAGCTACATGGGAGTTCTTAGAAGAACATGTGGAGAGAAAGAATGGGTCTGAAGACAATAAGATGGATAAACCATTAGTTGAAAAACGCAGCGAAAGAAAATGGGGAGCCATGGTAATAATCAAATCTCTCCAACTCTTGCCGTCAGTATTAACTGCTGCATTGAGGGAAACAGCACACAACTTGCACAAAGAGATGTCAAATGGATCGGTTCGACCAACCAATCATGGCAACATGCTGCATATTGCATTGGTGGGCATCAACAATCAAATGAGTTTGCTTCAGGATAG TGGCGATGAAGATCAGGCTCAAGAAAGGATCAACAAGTTAGCTAAAATATTAAGAGAGAAAGATGTGAGCACCAGCCTTAAAAGTGCAGGTGTTGGGGTTATCAGCTGCATCATACAGAGAGATGAAGGCCGAGGTCCAATGAGGCACTCCTTTCACTGGTCACTTGTGAAGCTGTATTATGAGGAGGAGCCTCTGTTGCGTCATCTGGAGCCTCCGCTATCCATTTACCTTGAATTG GACAAGCTTAAGGGCTATGATAATATAAAGTACACTCCATCCCGGGACCGTCAATGGCATCTTTATTCTGTTGTAGACAAGCCACGTCCAATCCGGAGAATGTTTCTCAGAACACTTGTAAGACAACCCACATCAGATGAAGGTCTACTAGCATATCAAGGATTGTATCGGGGAACCGCTCCATCTCCTTTGGCTTTGTCTTTTACTTCAAGGAGCATCTTGAGGTCCTTAACATCTGCCCTGGAGGAGCTTGAACTTAATCTCCATAGCACAACGTTAAAATCTGACCATGCTCATATGTACTTGTACATTTTGCGCGAGCAACAGATAGATGATCTATTTCCCTATCATAA GAGGGCAGACCTAAACAATGAGCACGAAGAAGGTGCTGTTCAGAAACTCTTGAAAGAGTTGGCTTGTGAAATTAATACATCTGTCGGTGTTAGGATGCATAGGTTAGGTGTATGTGAGTGGGAAGTGAAACTCTGGATATCATCTGCAGGAGAAGCCAATGGTGCTTGGAGGGTTGTGGTTGCAAATGTGACAGGGCACACCTGCATTGTGCAT ATCTATCGGGAAGTTGAGAATGTGTCTGAACATAGAGCTGTCTATCATTCAGCCTCCCGGGATGGTCCTTTACATGGTGTACCTGTTACTGCACCTTATCCACCATTAGGGGTGCTTGACCAGAAACGGCTTTTGGCCCGGAAGAGTAACACCACTTACTGCTACGATTTCCCACTG GCCTTTGAAGCCGCGTTGGAGAAGTCTTGGGCCACTGAGGCTCCACTAATAGAGAGGCCTAAGGGTAAGATCCTCTTGAAAGCCACAGAGTTAGCTTTTCCTGACCAAAAAGGTAGTTGGGGTACTCTTCTTGTCCCTGTGGAGCGTCAGCCTGGCCACAATGACGTCGGTATGGTGGCATGGGCTATAGAAATGTCTACTCCTGAGTTCCCAACAGGAAGGAAAATTATTATTGTAGCAAATGACGTGACTTTCAGAAATGGATCTTTTGGTCCAAGAGAGGATGCGTTTTTCCAAGCTATGACTGATGTTGCTTGCACCCAGAAGTTGCCACTTATTTATTTGGCAGCAAATTCAGGGGCTCGTATTGGTGCTGCAGAGGAGGTCAAATCTTGCTTTAGAGTTGGGTGGTCAGATGAATTGAGCCCTGAGCGGGGTTTTCAGTATGTTTACTTGACTCCTGAGGATCATGAACGAATGAAATCTTCTgtcattgctcatgaactgaagTTGTCAGATGGAGAGATCCGATGGGTTATAGATACTATAATAGGAAAAGAGGATGGCCTCGGAGTTGAGAACTTAAGTGGTAGTGGAGCCATTGCCAGTGCATATTCGCGGGCATACCATGAAACATTTACCTTGACATACGTAACCGGCAGAACTGTGGGCATAGGTGCTTATCTTGCTCGTCTTGGCATGCGGTGTATACAGAGGCTCGATCAGCCTATAATTCTGACTGGTTATTCTGCACTTAACAAACTTTTGGGTCGGGAAGTCTACAGCTCGCACATGCAACTTGGTGGACCTAAAATCATGGCAACTAATGGTGTTGTTCATCTGACTGTCTCAGATGACCTTGAGGGGGTATCTGCGATCTTGAAGTGGTTGAGCTTTGTACCCCCATACTGTGGTGGTCCACTTCCTATTTTGACCCCCTTGGATCCTCCAGAGAGACCTATTGAGTATTTCCCTGAGACGACATGCGATCCAAGAGCAGCTATCTCTGGCTTAACAGATCCAAGTGGAAAGTGGTTAGGTGGCGTTTTCGACAGGGATAGCTTCGTTGAGACACTGGAAGGCTGGGCAAGGACTGTTGTAACAGGACGGGCAAAACTTGGAGGAATCCCTGTAGGAATAGTTGCTGTTGAGACCCAAACTATGATGCAAGTAATCCCTGCCGATCCTGGACAGCTTGATTCTCATGAAAGGGTTGTCCCTCAGGCAGGGCAAGTATGGTTTCCTGACTCCGCAACGAAGACGGCTCAAGCACTGATGGATTTCAATAGGGAGGAGCTACCTCTTTTCATTCTTGCCAACTGGAGGGGATTTTCAGGTGGACAAAGGGACCTTTTTGAAGGTATCCTCCAAGCTGGATCAACCATTGTTGAGAACCTTCGAACATACAAACAGCCTGTTTTTGTGTACATTCCTATGATGGGCGAGCTCCGTGGTGGGGCATGGGTTGTTGTGGATAGTAAGATCAATTCAGACCATATTGAAATGTATGCTGAACGAACAGCTAGAGGAAATGTCCTTGAGCCTGAAGGTATGATTGAGATCAAATTCCGGACAAAAGAATTGCTTGAGTGCATGGGTAGGCTTGACCAACAGCTTATCAATCTCAAGTCAAGGCTTCAGGAAGCTAGGACTGCTGGGGTATATGCTACGATTGAAACCGTACATCAGCAAATAAAAACACGCGAGAAGCAGCTTTTGCCAGTATACACTCAAATAGCAACAAAGTTTGCGGAACTGCACGATACTTCATTTAGAATGGCTGCAAAGGGGGTAGTCAGGGAAGTGGTAAATTGGGAAAGTTCTCGTTCTTTCTTCTACAGGCGATTGCTCAGAAGGGTTGAGGAGGAGACGCTGATCAAAACTGTGAGGGATGCTGCCGGTGACCAGCTTTCTTACAAATCTGCGATGGATATGGTGAAAAGGTGGTTTCTGGATTCAAAAGAAAGCAGAGAAGATGCTTGGGCAGATGACGAAGCTTTCTTCTCATGGAAGAACGACCCTAATAACTACGAGGAAAGCCTACAACAGTTGCGAGTCCAAAAGGTGTTACTTCACCTATCCAAGATTGGTGATTCAACATTGGATTTACGTGCTCTACCACAGGGTCTTGTTGCTCTCCTACAAAAG GTTGAGCCAGCAACTAGAGAGCAGTTGATCAATGATCTGAGAAAGGTGCTTAATTAA